From a single Lacerta agilis isolate rLacAgi1 chromosome 3, rLacAgi1.pri, whole genome shotgun sequence genomic region:
- the MSGN1 gene encoding mesogenin-1 has translation MEGIAESENSSYFSSWDWKTGPLELSQSASPQSISPSPSFESYASSPCPLVMEMPRAASSSSSDRSYSLMDFPPVYLPGPGQGKALAKGSKVRMSVQRRRKASEREKLRMRTLAEALHTLRNYLPPVYSQRGQPLTKIQTLKYTIKYISELTDLLNSVKQV, from the coding sequence ATGGAAGGGATCGCGGAGTCAGAGAACTCTTCCTACTTCTCCTCCTGGGACTGGAAGACTGGGCCCCTGGAGCTCAGCCAGAGCGCATCTCCCCAGAGCATCTCTCCATCCCCTTCCTTCGAATCCTATGCATCCTCGCCTTGTCCCCTTGTGATGGAGATGCCCcgtgcagccagcagcagcagcagcgacaggagCTATAGCCTGATGGACTTTCCACCCGTCTATCTCCCAGGCCCTGGTCAGGGCAAAGCCCTCGCCAAGGGCTCCAAAGTCAGGATGTCCGTTCAGCGCAGGAGAAAGGCCAGCGAAAGGGAGAAGCTGAGGATGAGGACCTTGGCCGAGGCGCTGCACACTCTCCGCAACTACCTGCCTCCCGTCTACAGCCAAAGGGGTCAGCCTCTCACCAAGATACAGACGCTGAAATACACCATCAAGTACATCAGCGAGCTCACAGACCTGCTGAACAGCGTCAAGCAAGTATAG